A stretch of the Chitinophagaceae bacterium genome encodes the following:
- a CDS encoding GNAT family N-acetyltransferase has protein sequence MHISIRKGTVADAADLTEIGIVTFTEKWKDNYDQKTLQTYLTKAYDAAGILRELQQEVVTYLIATAENQMIGFAKLSRRQQLAEWITEPCLEVCRIYVLQAFQDHKAGARLMDAAIEIAKEEKLQSVVLGVWENNHRAISFYKKLGFEQIGTHPFLTGDVVETDWVMRKEVVSSE, from the coding sequence ATGCATATCTCGATCAGAAAAGGAACTGTTGCGGATGCTGCTGATCTTACTGAAATCGGCATTGTAACGTTTACTGAAAAGTGGAAAGACAATTACGATCAGAAAACATTGCAGACTTATCTTACAAAAGCTTACGATGCGGCCGGCATTCTGCGTGAATTGCAGCAGGAAGTTGTTACGTATCTGATTGCCACTGCAGAAAATCAAATGATTGGATTTGCTAAACTCAGCAGGCGCCAGCAACTCGCAGAGTGGATCACTGAACCTTGTCTTGAAGTCTGCCGCATTTATGTTTTACAGGCGTTTCAGGATCATAAAGCGGGTGCCAGACTTATGGATGCGGCGATTGAAATTGCAAAGGAGGAAAAATTGCAATCGGTAGTTTTAGGTGTTTGGGAAAATAACCACCGTGCCATTTCATTTTACAAAAAATTAGGTTTCGAACAGATCGGTACGCATCCGTTTCTTACCGGTGATGTGGTGGAGACGGATTGGGTGATGAGGAAGGAAGTAGTGAGTAGTGAGTAA
- a CDS encoding leucine--tRNA ligase codes for MEFNFSEIEKRAKEIWSSQQVFLTITDLSKPKYYVLDMFPYPSGAGLHVGHPLGYIGSDIIARYKRLKGFNVLHPMGYDSFGLPAEQYAIQTGQHPAITTEQNINTFREQMDKLGFSFDWSREVRTSDPKFYKWTQWIFIQLFHSWYNVKSDRAESIETLISEFEKHGTSPLILTDSQEAFTAEGWKGFSAKQQSAILLQHRLAYIADSWVNWCPALGTVLANDEVKDGVSERGGYPVERKLMKQWSMRITVYAERLRIGLDELDWSESIKEAQRNWIGKSEGASVRFTIDHSPFTIEVFTTRPDTIFGVSFITLAPEHELVNQITTDEYREAVNAYVTYATNRSERDRMSEVKKITGQFTGAYVLHPFTDKKIPVWIGDYVLATYGTGAVMAVPGHDTRDYAFAKFFEKELTVQLGHLPIVEVIAGGDLTKEAYTAKEGVCVNSGFLDGLQVKAAIKKAIEKIEEEQIGQGKINFRLRDAIFGRQRYWGEPIPVYYDEEGIPLTIAEEDLPLVLPVVDKYLPTESGEPPLARASENWKYKGKYQYELTTMPGWAGSCWYYLRYEDPNNENAFASKESIDYWQNIDFYLGGDEHATGHLLYFRFWTKFLFDRGWIPFEEPAKKLLNQGKIQGVSQMMFSAKSKGNIAKFDTFNNLKIIQEIEISNRPDLNVLLKEIKIPIEVENTQYDWNIYVSADLVGDMTSLSESHIPISIVNNNVLDIPQFLESNFANRNAINIFLCKDGRWINEKSFGNSSELPKFYTKSEVEKMSKSKYNVINPDDVVGEYGADAFRLYEMFLGPIEQHKPWDTKGIDGVYRFLKKMWKLFYDENGKWLVTNDAPSTEELKVLHRTIKKVAEDIERLSFNTSVSAFMICVNELTQLNCHKKEILEALLIILSPYAPFVTEYLWEQSGNKSSIVHASFPVYDESLLVENAFEYPIAINGKTRLKMNFALDLPIDQIEQAVKENEGLQKYFEGKSPKKVIVVKGRMINVVV; via the coding sequence ATGGAATTTAATTTCAGTGAGATTGAAAAAAGGGCCAAAGAAATCTGGAGCAGTCAGCAGGTATTTCTTACCATAACGGATCTTTCAAAACCGAAATATTATGTGCTGGATATGTTTCCTTATCCGTCGGGTGCCGGATTGCATGTCGGCCATCCGTTGGGTTATATCGGATCTGATATTATCGCCCGCTACAAAAGACTGAAAGGATTTAATGTGCTGCATCCTATGGGTTATGATTCCTTCGGATTGCCTGCAGAACAATATGCCATTCAAACCGGTCAGCATCCTGCCATCACTACCGAACAAAACATCAATACTTTTCGGGAACAGATGGATAAGCTGGGTTTTTCCTTTGACTGGAGCAGGGAAGTGCGAACCAGCGATCCGAAGTTTTACAAGTGGACACAGTGGATATTTATCCAGCTTTTTCATTCGTGGTACAATGTAAAGAGTGATCGTGCTGAATCAATTGAAACATTGATCAGCGAATTTGAAAAACACGGGACGTCTCCATTAATTCTTACCGATTCCCAGGAAGCATTCACTGCTGAGGGCTGGAAAGGTTTTTCAGCGAAACAGCAATCAGCTATTTTACTACAACATCGCCTGGCTTATATCGCCGACTCGTGGGTAAACTGGTGTCCTGCATTAGGAACTGTATTGGCCAATGATGAAGTGAAAGATGGCGTAAGTGAGCGTGGTGGTTATCCGGTAGAAAGAAAGTTGATGAAACAGTGGAGTATGCGGATTACTGTTTATGCAGAACGATTGCGGATTGGATTGGATGAACTTGACTGGAGTGAATCTATAAAAGAAGCGCAGCGTAATTGGATTGGGAAAAGTGAAGGAGCGAGTGTCCGGTTCACAATTGACCATTCACCATTCACCATAGAAGTCTTCACCACCCGTCCCGACACCATTTTTGGAGTCTCGTTTATAACTCTTGCTCCTGAACATGAGTTGGTGAATCAAATAACTACAGATGAATATCGTGAAGCGGTGAATGCATATGTAACGTATGCCACCAATCGAAGCGAACGGGATCGTATGTCGGAGGTGAAAAAAATCACCGGTCAGTTTACAGGTGCTTATGTGTTGCATCCATTCACTGATAAAAAAATTCCTGTCTGGATCGGAGATTATGTGCTTGCGACTTACGGCACCGGCGCAGTAATGGCAGTGCCGGGACACGATACCCGTGATTATGCTTTCGCGAAATTTTTTGAAAAGGAGTTGACAGTACAGTTAGGTCATTTACCAATCGTTGAGGTGATTGCCGGTGGAGATTTGACAAAAGAAGCTTATACAGCGAAGGAAGGCGTTTGTGTGAATTCCGGGTTCCTGGATGGATTGCAGGTAAAAGCCGCTATTAAAAAGGCAATTGAGAAAATTGAAGAAGAACAAATAGGACAGGGGAAAATAAATTTCCGGTTACGTGATGCCATTTTCGGCAGGCAACGGTATTGGGGAGAGCCGATCCCTGTTTATTATGATGAAGAAGGAATTCCGCTTACGATCGCTGAAGAGGATTTGCCATTGGTACTTCCTGTTGTTGACAAATATCTGCCGACAGAAAGCGGGGAGCCACCTTTGGCACGAGCATCGGAGAACTGGAAATACAAAGGAAAATATCAGTACGAACTGACTACCATGCCAGGCTGGGCCGGCAGTTGCTGGTATTACCTTCGCTATGAAGATCCCAACAATGAAAATGCTTTTGCGTCTAAAGAATCCATTGATTACTGGCAGAATATTGATTTTTATTTAGGTGGTGATGAACATGCTACCGGTCACTTGCTTTACTTCCGTTTCTGGACAAAATTTTTATTCGATCGCGGATGGATTCCATTTGAAGAGCCGGCGAAGAAGTTGTTGAATCAGGGGAAGATTCAGGGGGTAAGTCAAATGATGTTTTCTGCCAAGAGCAAAGGCAACATTGCAAAATTTGACACTTTTAATAATCTTAAAATTATTCAAGAAATAGAAATCTCAAACAGGCCTGATTTGAATGTACTCTTGAAGGAAATAAAAATTCCTATAGAAGTTGAGAATACTCAATATGATTGGAATATTTATGTAAGTGCAGATTTGGTGGGTGACATGACTAGTCTGAGTGAGTCTCATATTCCAATTAGTATTGTAAATAATAATGTGCTCGATATTCCTCAATTTTTAGAATCGAATTTTGCTAATAGGAATGCCATTAATATTTTTCTTTGTAAAGATGGTCGTTGGATAAATGAAAAATCTTTTGGGAATTCATCTGAGCTACCAAAATTTTATACAAAATCCGAAGTCGAAAAAATGTCCAAATCCAAATACAACGTCATCAATCCTGACGATGTGGTTGGAGAATACGGAGCAGATGCTTTCAGATTATATGAAATGTTTCTCGGTCCCATCGAACAACACAAACCCTGGGACACCAAAGGCATTGACGGCGTTTATCGCTTCCTGAAAAAAATGTGGAAGTTGTTTTATGATGAGAACGGAAAATGGTTGGTGACGAATGACGCGCCTTCAACAGAAGAATTAAAAGTGTTGCACCGCACGATAAAGAAAGTGGCTGAAGATATTGAGCGGTTGTCGTTCAATACTTCCGTTAGTGCCTTCATGATCTGCGTGAATGAATTGACGCAGCTCAATTGCCACAAGAAAGAGATTCTTGAAGCATTGTTGATTATCCTCAGTCCGTATGCGCCGTTTGTAACGGAATATTTATGGGAACAATCAGGAAACAAAAGCAGCATCGTTCACGCTTCATTTCCTGTTTACGATGAATCACTACTGGTTGAAAATGCTTTTGAATATCCCATCGCAATCAATGGCAAAACGCGTTTGAAGATGAATTTTGCACTTGATCTTCCAATCGATCAGATTGAACAAGCTGTAAAAGAGAATGAAGGATTGCAGAAATACTTTGAAGGAAAATCACCGAAGAAAGTGATCGTGGTGAAGGGAAGGATGATTAATGTGGTTGTGTGA
- a CDS encoding cell division protein FtsX, with translation MAESRKKTARRFKPNYIYSIISTALVLFMIGLLALLFIHGNKLANQFKENIEFTVIIKDNISEKSILALQKKLGLEPWVKSSKYVSKEDAAKIFTHENQEDFKDLLEYNPLFASINLKLNAGYTSKDSINIIEQRIMAHNEVGEFYYERQLVEMLNDNLRKISWVIMIISLLLVLLAIGLIDSTIRLSMYSSRFLIRSMQLVGATRNFVIWPFTKRSLQNGLVSSLIAIIALLTILNFAISQVPELLALQDVTMLLLVFSGLLIIGLLFSYLSTHFAVNKYLRMKLDELY, from the coding sequence ATGGCGGAAAGCAGAAAAAAAACAGCCCGGAGATTCAAACCCAATTATATCTACAGCATCATCAGCACTGCATTGGTGTTGTTTATGATCGGTTTACTGGCACTTCTTTTTATTCATGGTAATAAATTAGCCAATCAGTTTAAAGAGAACATTGAATTTACAGTGATCATAAAAGACAACATATCAGAAAAATCAATCCTTGCATTGCAAAAAAAACTCGGACTGGAACCTTGGGTAAAAAGTTCAAAATATGTTTCGAAGGAAGATGCCGCGAAAATTTTCACCCATGAAAACCAGGAAGACTTCAAAGATCTGCTGGAGTATAATCCATTGTTTGCTTCCATAAACCTGAAACTAAACGCGGGCTATACGAGCAAAGACAGTATTAACATCATCGAACAGCGGATTATGGCTCACAATGAAGTTGGCGAATTCTATTATGAAAGACAACTGGTGGAAATGCTGAATGATAACCTGCGCAAAATAAGCTGGGTGATTATGATCATCAGTCTACTTTTAGTATTGCTTGCCATTGGCCTTATTGACAGTACCATCCGGTTATCCATGTATTCAAGCCGTTTCCTGATAAGAAGCATGCAGCTTGTAGGTGCCACCCGAAATTTTGTAATATGGCCATTCACTAAAAGAAGCCTTCAAAACGGATTGGTATCAAGTCTGATTGCCATTATTGCTTTGCTGACCATTCTCAATTTTGCGATCAGCCAGGTGCCGGAGTTGTTGGCTTTACAGGACGTAACCATGCTCTTGCTGGTGTTTTCCGGACTCTTGATTATTGGTTTGCTTTTTTCCTATCTAAGCACTCATTTCGCGGTTAACAAATACCTGCGGATGAAGCTGGATGAGTTGTACTAA
- a CDS encoding hydroxymethylglutaryl-CoA lyase gives MSEKVKIIECPRDAMQGIKGFIPTEKKVAYINTLLEAGFDTIDFGSFVSAKAIPQLADTALVLSQLNWTPEKSNLLAIIANTRGALEASMFDQIKYLGFPFSVSETFQQRNTNASMNEALKRVDEIQNICLKQNKQLVLYISMGFGNPYGDPWHPEIVLEWSEKMIAMGIKIISLADTIGAADPEVISLLFKQLIPAFPAIEFGAHFHTTPDRWREKVEAAYMNGCRRFDGAIKGFGGCPMAKDELTGNMPTEQMLSFFEEMKVETGIEMHAFQKALLDSNSVFEMIH, from the coding sequence ATGTCGGAAAAAGTAAAAATTATCGAATGCCCGCGCGATGCCATGCAAGGGATCAAAGGATTTATTCCCACTGAAAAAAAGGTGGCCTACATCAATACATTACTCGAAGCAGGTTTCGACACCATAGATTTCGGCAGCTTTGTTTCCGCGAAAGCCATTCCACAGCTCGCCGACACAGCATTGGTGTTGTCGCAGTTGAACTGGACACCGGAGAAATCTAACTTACTCGCCATCATTGCCAATACACGAGGCGCCCTGGAAGCTTCCATGTTTGATCAGATTAAATATCTCGGTTTTCCTTTCTCTGTATCTGAAACTTTTCAGCAACGAAATACAAACGCTTCAATGAATGAAGCATTGAAAAGAGTAGATGAAATCCAAAACATCTGCCTGAAACAAAACAAACAACTGGTTTTATATATCTCTATGGGTTTTGGAAATCCGTACGGAGATCCCTGGCATCCGGAGATTGTATTGGAATGGAGTGAGAAGATGATTGCGATGGGAATTAAAATAATTTCGCTGGCTGATACAATTGGTGCAGCAGATCCGGAGGTGATCTCCTTACTATTCAAGCAGCTGATTCCTGCGTTTCCTGCAATTGAGTTCGGTGCGCATTTTCATACCACACCTGATCGCTGGCGCGAAAAAGTGGAAGCAGCATACATGAATGGTTGTCGTCGTTTCGATGGAGCAATTAAGGGTTTCGGTGGTTGTCCCATGGCAAAAGATGAATTGACAGGCAATATGCCTACGGAACAAATGCTTTCATTTTTTGAAGAGATGAAAGTTGAAACCGGCATTGAAATGCATGCTTTTCAGAAAGCGCTGCTTGATTCGAATTCCGTTTTTGAAATGATACACTGA
- a CDS encoding T9SS type A sorting domain-containing protein — MRFFYHLLFFVFFETCISFLYGQSTTLISSTGNGGFETGTTFASNGWTEVNGTPLNKWYVGTQPTGYTGLRCAYISKAVGGAGTAYSLNQVSVVHFYRDVTFPAGQDLATLTFKWKCNGESNLDYLKVYLVPTTTTPAAGVQLISGQLGTTYNLNASSWTSTTITVCGVAGTTQRLVFSWTNDATSGAQPPAEVDDISLVSSVVGASCSAVLGTGVTAVSSLPYNSGSGTTQSAANDITSANAITCGSSLYFAGEDRVWEFTPTQTGQVTISLTSTGTSTGLMLYDGCPIANVCSGIAGTCVAYTQSATGNKSMCVSVTAGDTYYLLLDSYTSPTYNAYSNLYISAPVPTASSNDLPCNATSLTLGVNLAGDNSCATGTGEPTMPSCWSGSTNNTLWYSVVCPASGKLRIRTISGTLTDTQIGLYTGTCSSLTTVASWCNDNAPACGTSAYSNSELIINSGLVAGTTYYLVIDGAGTNTGSFDIQVTDGSLPVVPAAGQECGSVNPVCNQSISVGNPGFAAFGNTCDFPATAGNCLLAGERGSAWYEIVISAAGNLQFDIVPNDWPGTGTSSTDYDFAIWKTAGTGAVTCAEIAAGTVNPLRCNYSFLGVTGCNANTVNTAPAAYPGFGAAYEKRITVANGEKYQLVVSNYTNSTSGFTLNIDPAAPVNYSAPTQVIWSGGTNNTWTTTGNWGGCVCPTCTIDAVVSPSASNQPILLSATTYSTRDLTINAGATLTLMAGTTLNICGNFYNYGSIVADPTSTIAFTGTGTQNIYGSIVGPDKFGNLLINKTSGSVILNAGLEIAGDFTVQNSTSVFNVNGQYMKVAGNFTNASGAVTFTGVTNSTLEFNGIADQNYTPGGSLTLNKVLINQGVASAVVLVGNPMTISGTLTLTSGRIETLLNEVNVTSSATTAVNSGNINSYVDGDLRRATAATGSYDFPVGNYLSGKGYQLANINFTSANTATNLLAHFKAYSVVPPALGVLDCGINYNLEALDNGSWTISSTPSNSTGTYDVTLYNTAGSYTNSAGSSSWTVMKKPSAGSWSLNGTCSTSTISQVTRVGLSGFSDFGTTQSTELLPVEVISFTAVASDLGNQVDWITATELNNDYFSLEKSADGEQFAEINRQPGASNTFQEHHYHYTDDAPLLGINYYRLKQVNKDSSFGYSKVLALENKFPTPEMMPVHPNPTTGILSFEVSTANGGLTSFAVMDLFGKEVYKSNHTLTTGINSVEMDLSQLPKGVYLIECNLSQYGFVKMEKVILQ; from the coding sequence GGTACTCAGCCTACCGGTTATACAGGTTTACGATGCGCTTATATCAGCAAGGCTGTTGGTGGTGCAGGTACGGCGTACAGCCTAAACCAGGTTTCCGTTGTTCATTTTTACAGGGATGTTACTTTTCCTGCCGGACAGGATTTGGCGACCCTAACTTTTAAGTGGAAGTGTAACGGCGAATCTAATCTGGATTATCTGAAAGTATACCTTGTTCCAACCACAACTACGCCTGCGGCGGGTGTTCAATTAATCAGCGGACAGCTTGGAACAACCTATAATTTAAACGCTAGTAGCTGGACTTCCACCACTATTACTGTTTGCGGCGTTGCAGGAACGACGCAAAGGCTTGTGTTTTCGTGGACGAATGATGCTACAAGCGGTGCACAACCCCCTGCAGAAGTAGATGACATTTCATTAGTGAGTAGTGTTGTAGGAGCATCGTGTTCAGCAGTTTTGGGAACCGGTGTTACTGCAGTCAGTTCACTTCCTTACAATTCTGGTTCCGGCACCACGCAATCAGCGGCTAACGACATCACTTCTGCCAATGCAATTACCTGTGGCAGTAGTTTATATTTTGCAGGTGAGGATAGGGTTTGGGAATTTACGCCCACCCAAACAGGGCAGGTTACTATTTCATTAACTTCAACCGGTACCTCAACGGGATTAATGCTCTATGATGGTTGTCCAATTGCTAATGTATGCAGCGGCATAGCCGGAACATGTGTTGCTTATACACAAAGCGCCACGGGAAACAAATCAATGTGTGTATCGGTAACTGCAGGTGATACTTATTACCTGTTGCTTGATTCTTATACATCGCCAACTTATAATGCTTATTCAAATCTTTATATCAGCGCACCGGTTCCAACTGCAAGTTCTAATGATCTACCCTGCAATGCCACATCGCTGACTTTAGGCGTAAATCTGGCCGGAGATAATTCATGTGCAACCGGAACAGGAGAACCCACCATGCCATCCTGCTGGTCAGGATCAACCAACAACACTCTTTGGTATAGCGTAGTTTGTCCTGCATCCGGCAAACTGAGAATCCGTACCATCTCGGGCACCTTAACAGATACTCAGATTGGATTGTATACAGGAACCTGTTCTTCGCTTACTACCGTTGCGTCATGGTGTAACGACAATGCGCCGGCCTGCGGAACTTCAGCTTATTCCAACTCTGAGCTGATAATAAATTCAGGTCTTGTGGCTGGCACAACCTATTACTTAGTGATAGATGGAGCCGGAACGAACACAGGATCATTTGACATACAGGTTACGGATGGATCGCTGCCGGTGGTTCCTGCTGCGGGACAGGAATGTGGTTCAGTTAATCCCGTTTGTAATCAAAGCATTTCTGTTGGCAACCCTGGCTTTGCTGCTTTTGGGAATACCTGCGATTTTCCAGCTACAGCCGGAAACTGCCTTTTGGCAGGTGAACGTGGCTCTGCCTGGTATGAGATTGTGATTAGTGCAGCCGGGAATCTCCAGTTCGATATTGTTCCCAACGACTGGCCAGGTACGGGTACTTCGAGCACTGATTATGATTTCGCAATCTGGAAAACCGCGGGAACAGGAGCTGTAACCTGTGCTGAAATTGCTGCAGGCACTGTAAACCCATTGCGATGTAACTACAGTTTTTTGGGTGTCACGGGATGTAATGCAAACACCGTTAATACTGCACCCGCAGCTTATCCGGGATTTGGAGCTGCTTACGAAAAGAGAATTACTGTAGCCAACGGTGAAAAATATCAATTGGTAGTAAGTAATTATACCAACAGCACTTCCGGATTTACGCTCAATATCGATCCGGCTGCACCGGTAAATTATTCGGCACCTACGCAGGTGATTTGGTCAGGCGGCACCAACAATACCTGGACAACAACAGGAAATTGGGGAGGTTGTGTGTGTCCCACCTGTACAATTGATGCTGTGGTTTCACCTTCCGCAAGTAATCAGCCCATACTTCTTTCCGCGACTACCTATAGCACAAGAGATTTGACCATTAACGCTGGAGCAACACTTACTTTAATGGCAGGCACTACCTTAAATATTTGCGGCAATTTTTACAATTATGGAAGTATTGTTGCCGACCCAACTTCCACTATCGCATTTACCGGAACCGGGACGCAAAATATTTATGGATCTATTGTTGGGCCTGACAAATTTGGAAACCTGCTGATTAATAAAACCTCCGGAAGCGTAATATTGAATGCAGGACTTGAAATAGCAGGTGATTTTACCGTGCAGAACAGTACCAGCGTGTTTAATGTGAATGGTCAGTATATGAAGGTTGCCGGAAACTTTACCAATGCAAGTGGCGCAGTTACTTTTACCGGTGTCACCAATTCTACGCTTGAATTCAATGGCATCGCAGATCAGAATTATACACCAGGTGGTTCGCTTACTTTAAATAAAGTACTGATCAACCAGGGTGTGGCATCTGCAGTAGTGCTGGTCGGGAATCCCATGACTATTTCCGGAACACTTACACTCACGAGCGGACGCATCGAAACACTTTTAAATGAAGTAAATGTTACCAGTAGTGCAACCACTGCAGTAAATTCCGGTAACATAAACAGTTACGTAGATGGGGATTTAAGAAGGGCCACTGCAGCTACAGGCTCCTATGATTTCCCGGTAGGAAATTATTTATCGGGAAAAGGTTACCAGCTCGCCAATATTAATTTCACTTCAGCAAATACTGCCACCAACCTGTTGGCGCATTTTAAAGCTTACAGTGTTGTTCCTCCTGCCTTGGGTGTTTTGGATTGTGGCATCAACTATAACCTGGAGGCACTCGATAATGGTTCATGGACTATTTCTTCAACGCCATCCAATAGTACAGGAACTTACGATGTTACCTTATATAATACAGCAGGATCGTATACCAACAGTGCCGGATCATCGAGCTGGACTGTCATGAAAAAACCTTCTGCCGGATCCTGGTCATTAAACGGAACCTGCAGCACGTCAACTATCAGCCAGGTTACGCGTGTGGGTTTGAGCGGGTTTTCAGATTTCGGGACCACGCAGTCAACAGAATTACTTCCTGTTGAAGTAATTTCATTCACTGCGGTTGCAAGTGACCTGGGAAACCAGGTGGATTGGATCACTGCAACAGAACTTAACAATGATTATTTTTCTTTGGAGAAGTCAGCGGATGGTGAACAGTTTGCAGAGATCAATCGTCAGCCGGGAGCGTCAAACACGTTCCAGGAACATCATTATCATTATACCGACGATGCTCCATTATTGGGCATAAACTATTACCGGTTAAAGCAAGTGAATAAGGACAGCAGCTTCGGCTATTCAAAGGTGTTGGCATTGGAAAATAAATTTCCGACTCCTGAAATGATGCCTGTGCATCCCAATCCAACTACGGGCATATTGAGTTTTGAAGTGAGTACGGCCAATGGTGGACTTACTTCATTCGCCGTGATGGATTTGTTTGGCAAGGAAGTTTATAAAAGCAATCACACGTTAACTACCGGAATTAATTCGGTTGAAATGGACCTCAGCCAACTGCCTAAAGGAGTCTATCTGATTGAGTGTAACCTTTCACAATATGGATTTGTGAAAATGGAAAAAGTAATACTTCAATAA
- a CDS encoding DUF4296 domain-containing protein: MNLLISKWLWIVTLFIVFIYCACASEIEKAPDGILSKDKMIAVLLDVHIAESSVNSRGMTNQQLNQNVAAKYEDVMKKNGTTFDTFKKSFDYYLHHPEQYEEIYLEIVNKLTALEGKAKAKELVLKKEGVDSIPGHAGVVNDTVLRKEMQLAK; the protein is encoded by the coding sequence TTGAACTTGCTGATTTCAAAGTGGCTCTGGATAGTAACTCTATTCATTGTATTCATTTACTGTGCCTGTGCTTCTGAAATTGAAAAAGCGCCGGACGGAATTTTATCCAAAGATAAAATGATTGCAGTCTTATTGGATGTGCATATTGCAGAATCTTCTGTCAACAGTCGCGGCATGACAAATCAGCAATTGAATCAAAATGTTGCTGCAAAGTATGAGGATGTGATGAAGAAAAACGGGACCACTTTTGACACCTTCAAAAAATCGTTTGATTATTATCTTCATCATCCTGAGCAATATGAAGAGATCTACCTGGAGATCGTGAATAAACTCACAGCATTAGAAGGAAAAGCTAAAGCAAAAGAACTGGTGCTGAAAAAGGAGGGTGTAGATTCTATTCCCGGGCATGCCGGCGTTGTTAATGATACAGTTCTCAGAAAAGAAATGCAATTGGCGAAATAA
- a CDS encoding DUF3098 domain-containing protein — translation MAKQKAAVTEKQPTQKVTSPNPVAPFVFNRQNFLVMGAGLLLLAFGFFLMRGGSQLPTEWDPNVIYGFTRITLSTTFVLIGFGVVMASIFWKSRKS, via the coding sequence ATGGCCAAACAAAAAGCTGCTGTTACAGAAAAACAGCCAACACAAAAAGTTACCTCTCCCAACCCTGTTGCACCTTTTGTATTTAATCGTCAGAACTTCCTGGTGATGGGTGCCGGCTTGCTGTTATTGGCATTCGGCTTTTTTTTAATGAGAGGGGGCAGTCAATTACCAACAGAATGGGATCCTAATGTAATTTACGGATTCACGCGGATTACTTTGTCCACCACATTTGTATTAATCGGATTTGGTGTGGTGATGGCTTCCATATTCTGGAAGTCGAGGAAAAGCTGA
- a CDS encoding YggS family pyridoxal phosphate-dependent enzyme, with protein MNETFAAIRDYLRQHHVTLVAISKTKPAEEIRSVYEEGQRIFGENKVQELTDKYEALPKDIQWHLVGHLQTNKIKFVAPFVSLIHSIDSLKLLEEVNKLAKRNGRTQDVLLQIYIAREETKFGLSFDEARDLLFDKSVSALQNISIKGMMGMSTFTDDPIQVRKEFRSLKVFFEEMKSYRSENFKPEILSMGMSGDYKIAVEEGSNMVRIGSAIFGAR; from the coding sequence ATGAATGAAACCTTTGCGGCTATCAGGGACTACCTTCGGCAACACCATGTAACACTCGTTGCTATCAGCAAGACCAAACCTGCTGAAGAAATACGCAGCGTGTATGAAGAAGGGCAGCGGATTTTCGGAGAAAACAAAGTGCAGGAACTCACTGATAAATATGAGGCGCTGCCAAAGGATATTCAGTGGCATCTCGTTGGTCACCTCCAAACCAACAAGATAAAATTTGTTGCACCGTTTGTTTCACTTATTCATTCCATTGACAGTCTGAAATTATTGGAAGAAGTAAATAAACTGGCAAAAAGAAATGGAAGGACTCAGGATGTGCTGCTACAGATTTATATCGCCAGGGAAGAAACAAAATTCGGATTGAGTTTCGATGAAGCCCGTGATCTCCTTTTTGACAAATCAGTTTCAGCGCTTCAAAATATCAGCATTAAAGGCATGATGGGAATGTCAACATTTACAGATGACCCTATTCAAGTAAGGAAAGAATTCAGATCTCTAAAAGTTTTTTTTGAAGAAATGAAATCTTACCGTTCTGAAAATTTCAAACCCGAAATACTTTCCATGGGAATGAGCGGCGACTATAAAATCGCCGTGGAAGAAGGAAGTAATATGGTGCGTATCGGAAGTGCTATTTTCGGAGCACGCTAA